Sequence from the Fulvivirga ligni genome:
ATTCTCAAACTGCATAGAGATCTCACGATAGGCTTCCGGATTTTTAGCAATAATCAATGCTCCGGATGTTTCCTTATCTAGTCTGTGCCCTACCTGAGCATCATCACTATACTTCTTAGCTAAAGAAAGGATATTCACCTGATCGTTACGATCATCTAAAGTAGATATGTGCGGAGGTTTATTGATAACAATATAATCCTCATCCTCCCACAGGATTAAATCTTTAAACAACACTTTTGCCATGGTGCAAAGCTAAAGATTTATAATAAGTGAATAACAGAACGGGAATGATTATTCGTCGTATGGTGGCTCGTCCTGCCCAATAGGCAGCTTGAAGCTAAATACAGAGCCTTCTCCCACAATACTTTTTACCTCCACTTTAGAATTATGGCCTTCCATTATATGCTTTACGATGGCCAGCCCGAGACCTGTACCTCCTTTTTCACGAGACCGGCTCTTATCCACCCGGTAGAATCGTTCAAAAATTCGCTTTACATCTTCAGCAGGAATACCCTCTCCAGAGTCTTTCACAAAGGTAGTGACTGTGGTTTTTGATATAGTAAAGCTCACCCATACCCTACTGCCTTCATTGGAGTATTTTACAGCGTTGCTTATCAGATTAGTGAGTACCTGATTGATTCGTTGCCAGTCAGCATAGACCAAAACCTCCTCTTCATTTCCTTCCAGCTCCAGAACGATATCCTTCTTATCAGCCTTGTTTTCAAACTGATCAAAGATCTCTTCTATAAGCCTTTTGATGTCAAAGGTTTCGAAATGCATTTTTATTTCACCGGTCTCTATCTGAGAGAGGGTAAGTAAATCTTGCACCAGCATATCAAGACCATCTAAGCTTTTAGCTGCCTTTTTAAGGAATTTTATCCTTACATTCTTATCCTTTACGGCCCCGTCTAAAAGTGTATGTACAAAGCCCTGAGCTGCAAAGATCGGTGTTTTGAGTTCATGACTGACGTCAGCAATAAATTCCTTTCTGAAGGCCTCAATCTTTTTGAGCTCATCAATTTCCTTTTGCTTAAGTGCAGCATAAGAAAATATCTCTTCATTAATCTTCTTCAGTGGATTAAGCATGTTAGACCTATCATGCTCTATACTGGAAAGCTCCTTCTTCCTCAGCTTATCAAACAGGTTATATATTTTGTTTATTTCTCTGAAGATCAAAAACTCCAGAATAATAAAG
This genomic interval carries:
- a CDS encoding sensor histidine kinase; this translates as MVFSSRVIAVLLAFCIAAVTTAFLSLFKEVTQNALVVTFLISFSSSYLLGFIILEFLIFREINKIYNLFDKLRKKELSSIEHDRSNMLNPLKKINEEIFSYAALKQKEIDELKKIEAFRKEFIADVSHELKTPIFAAQGFVHTLLDGAVKDKNVRIKFLKKAAKSLDGLDMLVQDLLTLSQIETGEIKMHFETFDIKRLIEEIFDQFENKADKKDIVLELEGNEEEVLVYADWQRINQVLTNLISNAVKYSNEGSRVWVSFTISKTTVTTFVKDSGEGIPAEDVKRIFERFYRVDKSRSREKGGTGLGLAIVKHIMEGHNSKVEVKSIVGEGSVFSFKLPIGQDEPPYDE